Below is a window of Camelina sativa cultivar DH55 chromosome 11, Cs, whole genome shotgun sequence DNA.
tcttgtttgtttgtttggttggttGGTGGTGAATAATAGATTGCCCAGGTCCTCAATCGGAAACTGCTGGAAAGTCAGATTCTTGTGCAGGTTGCCCTAATCAGGAAGCTTGTGCTACTGCTCCTAAGGGACCTGATCCAGGTTCGATTTTTACTTGAGTGTCTCTGTTTTTGAGTCATAGTTAGGATTCATCTCACAAGTTTCCTCTTAGCCAAATTGAGATGGGTTTTGTGTCGATGTGTTTGTATATGAGCTTGTATCTTCGTACATCATACATGTTCGATTGCTTCAGTATCTGTTTCTTATTTTGAAGGTTTATAATAGATTAGTATCTAGGCTTTTGAAACTCTAAAATAGCTCTATTTGGAATTGTGACTTCCTTTTACTTGCTCTATAATGATCTGTTGAGAGTGTAACACCAGTCACcatgtgatgatgataatgCTTATGTTGATTTAAGCTCCATATCTGTATGTGTTTGAGTTGGAGATTCACTTGGTTACTGGTTGAACTTATGCGGGGGTATCTAGGCTGacgttttctgtttttgtgtaGATTTGGTTGCCATAGCTGAGAGAATGAGCACTGTTAAGCACAAGATTCTGGTTTTGTCTGGCAAAGGTGGAGTTGGTAAGAGCACTTTCTCAGCTCAGCTCTCGTTTGCCCTGGCGGGTATGGACCATCAAGTAGGTCTGATGGACATTGATATATGTGGTCCAAGCATTCCAAAAATGTTAGGTCTTGAAGGGCAAGAGATTCACCAGAGTAACCTTGGTTGGTCCCCGGTTTATGTGGAAGACAACCTTGGTGTCATGTCCATAGGTTTCATGCTCCCTAACTCTGATGAGGCTGTGATCTGGAGAGGCCCACGCAAGAACAGCCTTATCAAACAGTTCTTAAAAGACGTCTACTGGGGAGAAATTGATTACCTCGTGGTTGATGCCCCACCAGGAACCTCAGATGAACACATCTCCATCGTCCAGTACCTTCTACCCTCGGGAATTGATGGTGCCATCATTGTCACGACACCTCAGGAAGTCTCTTTGATTGATGTCAGGAAAGAAGTGAGCTTTTGCAAGAAAGTTGGAGTCCCTGTGCTAGGAGTC
It encodes the following:
- the LOC104725601 gene encoding cytosolic Fe-S cluster assembly factor NBP35; amino-acid sequence: MENIDIPEDANEHCPGPQSETAGKSDSCAGCPNQEACATAPKGPDPDLVAIAERMSTVKHKILVLSGKGGVGKSTFSAQLSFALAGMDHQVGLMDIDICGPSIPKMLGLEGQEIHQSNLGWSPVYVEDNLGVMSIGFMLPNSDEAVIWRGPRKNSLIKQFLKDVYWGEIDYLVVDAPPGTSDEHISIVQYLLPSGIDGAIIVTTPQEVSLIDVRKEVSFCKKVGVPVLGVVENMSGLSQPLKDVKFMKLLTETGSSSDVTQDVISCLREHAPELLNIVACSEVFDSSGGGAERMCREMGIPFLGKVPLDPQLCKAAEQGKSCFEDNKSVSAPALKSIIEKVVPSTVMTE